In Oligoflexia bacterium, the genomic stretch TTTTAAAACTCCGATAGTATCAGCGTCAGCTTTTATTGAGACAATCCCTTCAGTAGGTGTGCCGAGGTTGCGAGTAAAAAAACCGGTGAAAATGGAGGCGTTTGCGAAGCCCAGTCGATAGGCGATTGAGTCTAAACCGCTAATTGTACTTGCACAAGTGTTACGACCAAGTCCTAAAGCAATAGCGCGAGCACTTGAGATTTGTAAATTACGTGAATCGTTTGTAGTCGTGAAGGTTACAGGTCCAGAAATAAAAACTGATTTTGTGACATAGAGGTGACAACCTTTTTCTGTGTTAATTTGAGCGTTGTTTAGCCAAAGAATTCCATCGATAATGACTTCACCCTCACAAGTTATAATGTTTGCGTTGGTGAAATAGCCGCCAAGTGTAGAGAGTTGAATGCCAGATAGTGCTGGGGAGTCAGAATGAGTCGGAATATATTTAAGAGTTTCGCCACCACTGAGATTTGCCACAGCTCTTATTCGATCAGCAGTGGGTGCACCGATGTAAACGCTGCTTACCTCTTTAACTTGCACTGCTTTACTTACTTCAACATCACTGTTTGCTAAAATAAATTTGAGGTACGCTGCTAATGTGGGTTCTGAAACATCGACATCTGAGGTTGGTGCGCGCGGCACGGTGATTGTCTTTCCTGTGAGTGTTGCAGATGCCCAATTTTTATTACTACCCGTTGTTAAATCAAAGTCCCCATAAACGCTATTGCCCTTTGTGTTATGCAATCCGAACGGAAGAACACTGGGAGTGCCACCAAAAAAATAATTCAACCCCCGACCATCACCACCATATCCGAAATCAGTAATGATGTTGGATCCGATATTTGAGTGACACATGATGCAACCAGTACCTCGAGAAGCAAGTGCGGGTTGTATAGTGCGAAAAGCATTAAAGGCGAGGGGTCTTACGGACTGCTCTACCTTGTAAAAATGCATTTCGCTGCACCCAGATGCTGAAAAAGCCGAACCAATAAGCAACGTAATATTGAAGAGATGTTTAAGTAGTGCCATATGCCAAACCCCGCAAACTATATGCTGCAATTGAAAAGCCCACTAGGGTGCTATCTGGGTGTTTGGCGGTGACAATGGGGTGATCAATTGTATGGGTTTTTGACGAATTCATGGAGGAGAGGTCGCGAGAGTAAGCGTGTGGAAAACAAACAAGGCCTGGAATTTTAGCTGTATCTTCAGTCGTTCTCGGTTTATATCTGTCGAAAATGGATTATTCGGTTCCAGTGCCAAAACCGATTGCCAAATAGACAGAGCAAATGGAATGTTGAATGAACTCACTTATGAAAAATCTCATTGCAGTGGTCATAGTTTCAATCGGAGCAGTCGCAATGGCTGCCAACAAAGGTAAAGTGCTCGAAGATCTTACTTGGAAAGAGGCTGAAAAGGCGCTGACGCCACAGACGATCGTGGTCATTCCCCTAGGAGCCGCTGCTAAAGAACATGGCCCACATTTGAAACTCAAAAATGATTTCCTAATGGCGGAATATTTGAAAAAACGTGTGATCAAGAAGGCTAATGTGGTTATTGCGCCAACATTGAATTACGGGTTTTACCCTGCATTTCTGGACTACCCCGGTTCAACCCATTTAAGGTTAGAAACCGCACGCGACATGGTCGTGGACATTTGCAAGAGTCTCGCTCAACACGGCCCCAAAAAATTTTACGTGATCAATACGGGCGTTTCTACGCTAAAATCGCTGGCACCAGCGGCTGAGCTCTTGGCAAAGGAAGGGATTACTCTTCATTATACAAATATTCTTAAAGCAATGGAGCCTGTGGAAAAGGCCGTTCTGAAACAAGAGGGCGGAACCCATGCCGACGAAGGTGAGACGTCAATGATGCTGGTGATGGCTCCCGAATCCGTCGATATGAAGAAGGCCCAAAAGGATTACCACCCAGGTGATGGGCCGCTTTCGCGAACAAAAAAAGAAGGCACCACATTCTCTGCATCGGGAATCTGGGGTGATGCGACTTTAGCCTCAAAAGCTAAAGTACTCGTCGAAGCGCTTGTTAAATCAATAATGACTGACATTCAAAATTTGGAAAATCTTCGGTGATAGTTTCATTGATCCCTAAGACAGGCAAATTCATAACTTACAATATATTAAATCTAGCGCCTGAATCTTGATGGCCAAAGATAGGCTCTTTGAGTTTTGGATTCAATACAAAATCACTTGACCATATGTCTTATTTATGAGACATTACACCTGTATGATTACAAGCCTCCCTCAGTGCTCAAGAGAAATTGCTGACTTTCCTGAGGATATTAGGGGTGAGTTGGCCGATGCTTTGGCTCGATTGGATGAGGGCCATACTCTTTCGATGCCCTTATCACGGACCATGTCCTCTATAGGCAGGGGAGTTCATGAACTTAGGTTTCGAGATAGGGCCGGAATTTATAGAGTTATCTATGTTTTGATTGGTGGAGGAACAATTTATTTACTCCATGCATTTATGAAAAAGGCCAGCCAAACACCACAACCTAATATTGATTTGGCAAAGAAACGATTGAAGGAGATTGGAAGATGAAACGTAAAAGCACTGGTTCAGAAATAGCAAAAATGGTTAGTATTTCTCAAGCTCGGGGTATGGAGGCTACTATTAAGGCTCAACTTATCACGGCTATTTTGGCAACCATCCAAAAAAAGAAACTCACCCATGTGCAGGTTGCTAAATTAGCGAAACTTCCCCGAAGTGCCGTTACAGGGATTCTCTCGGGTAGTTTGCAAAAGGTCACTATTGACCGCGTATTAAGACTTATTGAAGCTGTTGGGCTTATTGCTGAGGTTCGTGTTAAGAATTCAGCCGCATAGATTTTTTATTTGGAATTATGGACAACGGCACAGAAGCTGCTAATAAATCTTTGACTATCTCGAAAGAGCATACTGAATTAATTTAGGAGCATTTGTGCAAAAGAAATTGACGGTTTTGAGTCTTGGGAAGAAAAAAAATGGAGGAGAGAGAGGGATTTGAACCCTCGAAACGCTTTCGCGTTTACACGATTTCCAATCGGGCGCCTTCAACCACTCGGCCACCTCTCCGTTATCTGAACAGACGTCTGTGAGTAGCATAAAATCTCAGTGATTTCCAAATTTTGTGTACCCTTTGGCTATTTTCTAAGCTCATTTGTTTGATTTTAATTAAAAACCCTAAAACTGGGCTTTTTAAGTTGCCTGGCTTTTAGTTTTCAGCCAAACATGCGCCATGATTAGCTCCCTTGCACTTGTTGTTGTTATCGTTATTGATCAATTCCGTATGGATGAATATTTCCGAATTAAATCTAAATTAAGCAAATCAGGATTAGTACGGCTTTTAGATCAAGGTATTTTGTACGATGACGCTCATCACAGTCAGTTTTTTAATGTCACTTGCCCCGGTCATGTAGCTATCTCAACGGGTTCTGACCCAGGCCTTCATGGGATCATGTTTAATTTTGATTATGATAAGAAATTAAAAAA encodes the following:
- a CDS encoding creatininase family protein encodes the protein MKNLIAVVIVSIGAVAMAANKGKVLEDLTWKEAEKALTPQTIVVIPLGAAAKEHGPHLKLKNDFLMAEYLKKRVIKKANVVIAPTLNYGFYPAFLDYPGSTHLRLETARDMVVDICKSLAQHGPKKFYVINTGVSTLKSLAPAAELLAKEGITLHYTNILKAMEPVEKAVLKQEGGTHADEGETSMMLVMAPESVDMKKAQKDYHPGDGPLSRTKKEGTTFSASGIWGDATLASKAKVLVEALVKSIMTDIQNLENLR
- a CDS encoding type II toxin-antitoxin system RelE/ParE family toxin; translation: MITSLPQCSREIADFPEDIRGELADALARLDEGHTLSMPLSRTMSSIGRGVHELRFRDRAGIYRVIYVLIGGGTIYLLHAFMKKASQTPQPNIDLAKKRLKEIGR
- a CDS encoding XRE family transcriptional regulator — protein: MKRKSTGSEIAKMVSISQARGMEATIKAQLITAILATIQKKKLTHVQVAKLAKLPRSAVTGILSGSLQKVTIDRVLRLIEAVGLIAEVRVKNSAA